One Dermacentor andersoni chromosome 6, qqDerAnde1_hic_scaffold, whole genome shotgun sequence genomic window carries:
- the LOC129382256 gene encoding uncharacterized protein, giving the protein MKAGVLPGDVTPPTVVGGGAPPQQALVFSPADVPLPKFGVPRSILTCRPNSHPFPERVLNLDQPAKVGRSVARCRQAPNNAIFDCKVLSRNHSLLWYENGKFYLQDTKSSNGTFVSNQRPSKGAERSPAQEVCSGDIVQFGVDVVENSRRDMFQRRLGGPHSGRAGYRGVPLPKQPVAVLPYARQHHQDDATCPQGKPERVRSGLLRGLRGLSGHVQEERDVPATYGCATHTRSSQDALTAIRYPTRPHHSSLAILEIILH; this is encoded by the exons ATGAAGGCTGGTGTCCTGCCCGGGGACGTGACTCCGCCCACTGTAGTAGGGGGCGGGGCACCCCCGCAGCAGGCACTAGTGTTCTCACCGGCTGACGTGCCACTGCCCAAGTTCGGGGTGCCGCGATCCATTCTGACTTGTCGGCCTAACTCGCACCCATTTCCGGAGCGAGTGCTCAACCTCGACCAGCCTGCCAAGGTCGGCCGTTCAGTGGCTCGGTGCCGGCAGGCACCCAACAATGCCATTTTCGACTGCAAGGTGCTCTCGCGAAACCATAGCCTTCTTTGGTATGAAAATGGAAAA TTTTATCTCCAAGACACCAAAAGCAGCAATGGTACTTTCGTCAGCAACCAGCGCCCAAGCAAAGGTGCTGAGAGGTCGCCGGCCCaggaagtctgctccggcgacaTTGTACAGTTCGGTGTTGACGTGGTGGAAAACTCTAGGAGAG ACATGTTCCAGAGACGACTGGGTGGGCCCCATTCAGGACGAGCGGGCTATCGCGGCGTACCACTACCGAAACAACCAGTGGCAGTCCTTCCTTACGCCCGACAGCATCACCAAGATG aTGCGACTTGCCCTCAAGGTAAACCCGAGCGTGTGCGTAGCGGCCTACTGCGTGGACTACGAGGATTATCAGGACATGTGCAAGAAGAACGAGACGTTCCCGCGACTTACGGCTGTGCGACACATACTCGATCAAGTCAGGACGCGCTGACCGCCATCCGTTACCCAACCAGACCACATCATTCATCACTGGCAATCCTTGAAATTATATTACATTAA